The window TTGAGGAAACGACTGGTGCTGTGAAACAAATTCACATCATAGTAGAGTCATGATTAAGCAAATCCATCTGTTAAGAGTTTAAAGAACATTAAAGTGGCAGGTGATTGTAGAGGGAAAAAATACCTCTTTGAATAGTTTAACAGGGGCGGCGATCGACTTCTCCTCTTCCAAGTAAGCAGGCCAGCTCCATGAACGTTTCTTACTGGTTGGGGCAGTCACTAAATAAAGGAATGAATACATGAGTGTTATATACTGCAGTTTGTGcacaagaaaatataaataaatatatagatatagataaatAGGAGTAAAAAAAATTCTCTAAGACTTTGTCTAAGGCATTAAATGGCATTGTAAGTATTAAACGCCCTTTACAGTCTTTATTTCAGTGCACGTTGTCGGTTTGGAGTAAGAAACAATGAGAGACAATGAGAGCACTCTAACATACCCAGTTTGGCAATTTTGGCACCTCTTCTGCCTTTGGCAGTCTTTGCTTTTTCCTacaaaggagaaaatgaaataacatgttaataatcaaaatttgaatatttttatcTCACCTAACTTGTGTGATtcttaatattaaaatataaaaggaAACGAGAGAGAATATCcatagaaaataatttaaatagaATGTATTCTATTTAATATGGTTGATGCAGTTTAATATAGTTTCAATGCAGAGAAAGAAACTGACATGTTGCACAGAAGGTTTATAAATGTGCTATTTTTCAATTCTTTTCCCTTTGCCCCTTTTTGCAGGACCCTTCCCATTAAACTAGGCGATGAACACTTTAGAGGAAAACAACTGGAGACAAGAGACTTTTTTCCTTACCTCTGGTTCATCTTGATTATCTTCCTCTTCGTCGCCAGAATCCATGTAGATCTTCCTCTTTTTACGCACACGTTTGCCCAGCCTCTCACCCTCTACTGCTTGATTCTCTCTCGCTTCCCCTGGAGACGACCTGCCGAAATGGGACATTTTCTCTTGTgatgaaacaagaaaaataaatattctgaacacagagagaatTCACTTAGTCATTTGTTTTTACCTGCCACTGGAGGGCTGGGCACAAATGGAGCTACAGAATTTGCCCTGAAAGAGGGAATCCTGGGAAACGCTGCCACCGCATGCCCGACACCTAGACAGCTCCCCATTTGGGCCTGTGTCTGCTGCATTAGAGCCAACTTCAACACTTGGGCCAACCTCCACACTGGGACCCTCCATACTGGGGCCCTCCTCTAAGGACAGAAGCACAGGACGGGGGGCTGGAGGACGAAACAGGATGAAGGAGCTGAAACTCttcacttaaaacaaaaaacaaaaagtagtGTAAAAAGTAAACACTGCATGTCTTTTAATAACAATTCTGTTTAACTTCTGCTGTCACACCTTTTCCTTGAGATGATCCTGGCTGAATCTTTGCAGCTGGTTTTATAGCTGTGCCAGTCTGAGATTGGTTCTCTGGTGGAGGGGTGGGAGTTTGAGACTGTGCCGGGTCCGAGGTCTCAGACTTAGGTTTTGCCTGCGGCCCCTTGACCTCTATGTCTGCAACAATCTCAAGAGTCCCAAACTCTGTCATGCGGaactgaaagaaacaaacaaaaacaacacaattagacacttttttaaagtctctttTAGTCAACTGTTGAGCCAAGATGATGCACCACCCTGAACATCCCATCTCTAAATGAATGTAGTTATTCAcagacaaaataataataagatcaGTTTTTATGAGTTAACCAAGCCAACCATCTCACAGCTTTATCATGAAACAAAAAATTGGTGTTGGTATTTATAAAAGCTAGATGCTCCCAAAAGGTCCAATTATGCCTTTAAGCAAGCCACTTGGTAAGATTAATGGAAACTGCAAAGAGACAGACAAGATTGTTTTCTATCACTGTTTTCTATCACTGAACTTAGTGAGTATTCATAAGTACTCACATTGCAACATTAGATGTTAGCATAGTTTCAAAACCCAGTGCCAAATTAGGCGTCCACATGAAGTCTCATACCAGTGCTGGTATGAGACTTAATTAGAGCACTTTGGCTGGTTTTGAGGTTTACAAAGTTAAATGAGATGGTAATATTGCATACCTGCTACATATACAACAGAAGACATTGCCTTTATGGATCTGTGTGTGATCACAGACGTGTACACATACATTTACACAATCAGAGACGAGCCTATCAACACATATCCTTCTCTTGTTACCCTGATGTCACTGCCTGGCAGCGTGGCAATACCATCCTTCCAGTCGAGAGCACCCATCATATCAAACTCAGCTCCCTGGGAGGGGGCATCACTTGGTGGAGTGTCAGTCATTCCCACTCCTCCAATATCCCCAAcctgaaaacacatgaaaacagtcatgtcaaagaaaagaaaaaataatagctttgcctctccctccatcttccCCTCCAATCAAATAACGCTCAAACCAAACCCAAAACCCCGGCTGCGGTCAACTTCtgctaaaacataatcattacacaaactctcacctctcacaccacaacatattcaacacatacaATACACACTGCTCAACTCCTCAACTCTGTTCTACCTCTCAAGTCCCCTTTACTaagcaccttctctccctccctgtctctctatcgcttctttcacttcttgtatcctgtcttaggtatttcatatagttctgtagtttttctgttcGTAGTAatgatgtgtgtctattgatgtcttagcattttgctgtctttatttgttttattttattattcactGTATTTTGGAGTCGTTGTCCTGACctagtctgtttgtttgtttttttgtccctcatttgtatatcaccagtttgtcactttattgcacctaataaaaaaatgtcaaaagtgaTGTCATATCCTGAAAACTgatccaaaatgtaaaaatataacaaagGTTGAATAACTGAAAGAACAGTTTTCTGTGTAGTGTATTAACTGAGCATGACTGTCACagtttacccccccccccccccgtctggtTGTACCTACAAAGTGCTGCCAGCCACAGCGAGTGTTTCTACCTGCACTTGTAAACAGCAGTGCCTCACATCACCGCTGGAGGGCGACTGTGTGCAGGCTTTGCAGGATCCACCATGCACTTCGCTTTCAGACAAAACAGTCAGAAATATTATTGTTTTCCCgatcaacaaacacagaaatgaatgCACAAACGGTGCCATTAGACTGAACCTTGATCAGGATCAGTGACAAACATGGGGAAATATGTCTAAACTTGAAGTTTACCATATAAGTTCATCTTTTCCTCGTTTTAACAGTATCTCTAAAACCCGCTTGTTTTTCTGGCTAAGAATACGTGCGAGGGTAATTTGTATAACAATTGTGCAGCGAACACTGTTTCCTGCACCGATTGTGAAAACTTAAACTCGTTTTTAATCGACTAATAAAACGATATAACGTTTTGGTCCTGacgcatgttcaacaacacatTAAGgtgatattttctgttttcatgtaggTCATAAGTATGTGAAAAGTACAGAACAATCGCAGCTAATACATTTGCAACAAGTTTGACTTTGCACTGAAGTGTCTCAGTTTTATTCTAGTCATAAATAAAGTGTATGTAAGAGCGCCCATGATTAGCATTCGTCTTATACAAAATGGCGGAGCATAGGAAGAGGCCACCAACACGTTTAAACTATGTAAATTACTCAAGTTACCCATTTAAACAAATCGTGCAAAGCCGCTACGCGTCGAACAATATCAAACGCTTGCTGTGTAATTTCCTGACTTGGTGTTTTTCTTCACTCGGGTTATTTTCTTCACTTTCCCCTTGTCACGGAATGTCAGCCCAGGTTGCTAGCTAGCGCTGACGTGAAGCTAACAGTCAGCTAGCTCCGCTCCGTTCAAATGAACGGAGGGTTTGCTCGACGGCTAGCCGTAGCATTATGACTGGATGCAGCCAGCTAAGGACAATCTGTAATAAATAAGTTTCCCGGCTTATAACAATGGGAAAAACGCATTTTGCAAAACGCCATTATTTCGCACAATATATCCCACACTTGCAGTAACATTGTCCCACTAGTACGAGCTTCAACCTTGTTGCTTCTTTAAATTCTTCAATagaaacttggaaaaaaaaaacaaaaaaaaaacgatttattcTTGCCGTTTTAAATCAGAGTGGAAATAACGTTCACTAAcgccaatcaaaaaaaaaaaaaaacaaagctctgtTTTCAAAATGTGCCACTGTTAAAGGCAATGAATGAGTATTAACACccgtattgtttaaaaatgtggaaCTCACCTCGTTTCTGTTTTAACTCTTATTTAGAGCTGGATAGAAGGATGCGCATGCGCGTTAAGATGCGCTGCCTGACAACTTTAGGTCTCGGAAAAGTTCAGTTTACTATCGGTGGTCAATACCAGGCCTGTTTCCGCGAATAACAAGCCCCAAAAACTCAATTCAGTGTCGCTATTACGAATATAACCGATGAGCTGGAGCACaaacacacccccccccccttgctttGCTCGCATCAACCTTTAAAGAAGTGTGTCCTCAAAGAAGTACGACTGTGTCTCAATGAAGCGCAGAGACCGCAGTGTCTTCCATGATGACCGCGGAGGACCGGGTTATATACCGTGTGTTCCTCACTTTCACACCACAGACGACCgtaaacaacacatttctctGCGCAAATTACATCAGTGGCGATAATCAGTTTGTACACGATGCTAACTGTCGGATTAAATGTCTAGGACTGTCAAATTCCTGAACTGCTATTtccaatcaaaaaaacaaaacaaacaacaacaacacaaaaacgtGGCCGTGCACATAATCTGAAACTGgtatttgcttcttttttttaaaacacctaTACGGACATGTCTGTCGGTGCGTTTTAAGGTGGGCTTACCCTGAAATAAAGCCGAACAAGATGTTCACACAATTTCACTTTCGCCTACAATAAACTCGTCTCGTCATAATACGTGTGTTAGTTTATTCTCTGTCTAAAAAGAAGTCAACACCTTGTGAGCTACTTCGGCTCTGTGTTGGTATGACCTCACTTGTAGGCTACTAGATGGTTGATGGTTGTAATGTGACAGCTAATCCCTTTAATTCAATCGTGAGCCTATGCGCACTAACTCCATGTCTGGCGGGGTCTTTACAATTATTACTGAGTATTTGTTAGTTCGCTGGTGTTCCTAACACTCATGTTCTTTCATTTTATCGCCAGCTatcatgcagttttttttattccctccCACATTGGGCGGTTTGTGGTATCTCCGGTAGAATAAAGCTGCACATTTTAATGGGACATTTTTAGTCATAGTTTTCATGAAATTGGCACACCCTCTTCTCGTGTAACCGCTGTAGAAGTCACGAATGTGAGTTAAGTTTCTTACTAACAGGTACACAGGgagatgtgtctgtgttttagtCAACAAAGGCCGCCCTAAAACCGAGGTGAATTGAGTTCAGTGCTTGCCTGTGGAAACAGCGAGGTCCTATCCTGTGTTCGTCGCTAGATGGCGAGAGAAGTCCAGTTTGTGGAGGGATTAACGGGGTCTTGTATCGTGCTGCAGTTTGGATTATTGTGCAATAGCCTACAACATTTAGTACAAACCATGAGATGGCATTCAAAGGAAAAGCAGTCGACTCAAAGGTAGGAGTTGATGTGTTATTATGTAGCCTGATCAGTTCCTCTTAGTGGCTGTCAGTCCGTAAATCTGGGTCGACTGTTGAAAAACCATGCCTGATACCAGAATGAAGATAATGCACAACAGATAAAACAGTCGGTGAGATTGTGCAGAAGACGAGAGTCGCTGTATGTATGCGTTACCACAGCTCTCATCCCTCCCATGGCAAGCTGATAGCCTAAGATATGAGAGACTGCAGACGCAGTTCGTGTCTGTGATGTTGCGTTAAGGTGGTACATATGCACTGTTGTCCACCGTATGAATTAGTTACTGTGTTGTGAAATACTCTTTTCCGACAGGCCGTGCTCTTCAatctgctgctgtgtctgctCATATTTTACTCCCTTTTCTACATTATCGGGAGTGTGTGCTTCGGTGCCTTCAGGTGAGGACATCTCACACGCATGCGCACAGCCACACACGCGCTCATAACCAGCAGTTCAAAGCATCGTCTCTCCTGACATTTCTGGTTGACGATCAGGTGGCTCCTAAACAATATGAacatacagattttttttttattggaattGACATATTACTATATTGCAAGTGAAAAAGATAAATAACTGCGAAAGTATCTGTCAGAATAAAGATGTATCGATATTCAAACTTTTGAAAACATGGTACTAATAATGACTATACCTTTCCATACATTCTTAttgtatacacacatacatacatatagtTCATAGACAAATTTATACTACTGTCCATATTGTATATACATGACCTATTTTGTAATCATAAACTATCCCAAGCTTTTATTTCTAAACATATGCACGATATTTTTTCCTATGTGCAACTGCTGTATGTATTCTTTTGTTCATCCTTGATATTCTACCCCTctctttattcattatttattacaaaGTGAACATATGCACAGTAACATACTCTGTACtaattgtttttattactgTTTAGATACTAAAATGCCTTTCTTTGTCGCTCCAATATTCCTTGGTCCTATTTCTTGCACTCTGtcaaaatgcactttttttgtgtttagtaATTGTGTCTTCATGTGATGAGTTTCTTCTCTAAAATTTTTCTCCAATCAAAACCTCAATCAGGTTGCATCACTTTGATGGGCTGATTCCATTCGACTTTAAGACTGAGCCTGCTGAGTCAAACTCCAAATACTTGGGTGAGCACACtaaatgaagccaatgttgTTATCTATGGGTAGGAACTTTTGTCACTTTGTTATGTTGGTTCTTTTCAGTGAACCTCCTCTCCTTGGAGCTCACCTACTTCTGCAGCGGTCTTTTGTTTGCTGCAGTGGTGAAGAGGCGTGTCTGGGACTACGCACTCACTGTCACCCTTCTCCATGTAATGATCACCAGCCTAGGTGAGTGGAAAAATCTAACTATACATCTACACAAGTACTTACACGTTTTACAATATTTtgtgaaatcaaatattttatttctctgttgCAGTGATGTTAGAGTTCCCTATGGTTTGGCAATGGTGGCTGGCTTTAGGTAAAttaatgtttctctcttctagatccttgcttgtgttatACTTCTGCTCAGATGTAAGGTGCTTTGgacaaaagtgtctgctaaataaattgtagaattgttaATCCGCTCCTGCAACTTTTAGGTTATAAGTCTCAACGATATTGCTCcaactttaattatttttatttggttattGTTCAATAGGGAGCGGCTTGTTTCTGATGATCTGCAATGGTCAGTTGATTGCTTACTTCACATGCCAAAGTGACCAGAGCTATGCATCCTTCAGCATCTACTGACAGACAGAAAGCTGCTTGTTTTAAGTAAGgaggacaaaaaagaaaagaaagaagaagcttGTCACCATCAAACCTGAAGTCAGAGCTGGGTCCAATTTGTGTTAGAGTGTTGCCAACAGATTGGCATCCTATTTTATGTAAATGCCAGAAGATCGATAATGCACAATGCAGGTTTTTAAGGCACCCTGTGAAGTATCTGCAGTACCACTGTAAGCTGTGAATGTGAAAGCAAAATGGGACAGTTGCAATTCAAGtctgtaaatatatataaaatgtgatgtaaaatgtaaagttctAACAATGTAACGGTCCAGATGGAATATTAATTGTTGTGTCCTTTCAGTAAATAGAGGTAGGTAGGACTTGTGAAACAGTAACCAGCCTATTTCAAATGATGGACTAATGCTAAAACAGCAATTACTTAGATACACTTCTATTGAGTGTGTAAGCAGAAACATACAGACCGTTGCAGTGTTGgtttaagaaaatgttgcacaagttttttaaaaaaggctttgatttaatattttatgaaaaataaataatttaacaaacatGCTCCCAGAGGATTTGTGGTTATGAAACTGGCTCGAATGACACGTACTCCACAGGGTTCATGAAGGAGAATCCTGGGAAGGCCTCGCTGGTCCCGCCTGCCTTGCACCTCTCATTCACAGAGCCAGGGACAGGCAGTAACGTGAACTCGGGATCTATGTAGCTGACATCACATGGACCGGTCTGGACAAGAGAGAGTGCAATTACAAAAAATACACACTCAGGTCTATGGTGCAGTAAAAAAAATCGGAATTATTCGTACCACATTTGGGATGAACGGGGGCCTTATTTTCTTGGCCAGGAGGTCATCCCAGTTGATTGATGCAAAGAAGGAATGATCCTGCAGCTCCAACTAGACACACATTGGAATCAGTTTTCAATGGAAGTCAGATGTTTGTATGCATCATAACCTTTTTGTTGTAACTGCACTTACAAGGTCATCGCTCCCCCCTAAGCGGTTTTTGACATCTTTTTGCAGCAATCCTTCCAAAAGTGAGCGGGCAGCATCAGAGACCCCAATACGCAGCTGAAGCGGTGCGTGAAGTATGTTCTCAAACATCTCTGCCGTATTCCGGCTGTAAAACGGAGGCTgggagaggcagaaaaaaaagagaagatgaagTAACATGGCAGTGTTAATATGATGATCAAAATGAGATTCCTACCCCTGAACTTACCATTCCATAGAGCATCTCAAACAGCACAGTGCCTAGGCCCCACCAGTCCACTGCTGGACTGTACGGTTGTCCTTGTAGCACCTCTGGAGCAAGGTACTCCGGAGTCCCACAGAACGTGTGCATAATCCCACCTGTAGCCACCCCTTCTTTACAAAGGCCAAAGTCCGTCAGCATCACATGACCCCCACTGTCGAGCAGAATGTTCTCCGGCTTCAGGTCTCTGTCAAGAGTAAGAAATGGGATAAAAGTGTTGGATTGCTCTACAAGGCATTGCAAAAGCTTGTGTTATCTTAATCCTGGTATTTCTGTTCCAGTTTTGTGTACTTTAACCTTGGTAGCCtttccttttgatttttttatgtggCATCTGAGAACATGGTGGTTTTTAGGGATGCGATTATTTATGCAGAGCTCTCACTAAAGTGAACATTTCATTGGGGATTCACTGCATGCGTCAATAATGGAACAAgtgatgagagaaaaaaaacattttggaggATTACTTCACAATGGCTTgtatatttgtgtctgtgtctttgtttttgttgtaccTATAAACGATGTCAAGAGAGTGGAGGTAGCCTAGCGCCATGAGCATCTCTGCAGCGTAGAAGGCAGCTCTGGGTTCAGGAAAGGACCCTTCTCTTTGAAGATGGTAGAAGAGCTGAGGATGAAAAGCTGAGGTCACATCAACTTGtttcacaaagacaacaaattcaacacagagacactgctTCCAATTTTTTTTGCTTGCTGACTGGTGATCACTAAATGACTCTAAAACTAAGTTGTAGGCATACGAAATCTGTCACAAAATTGGTCGTTAATATGCTAGAGATGtctacatttaatttaatttctcactttgtttcCATCCATAAAGAGTAATGTTAGGccaaagaaaaaatatataactttttttACCCATACCTCGCCTCCATTAACGTAATCCAGGACAAAGTAGAGCATGTTTGAGGTCTGGAAAGAAAAGTGGAGCCCCACCAGGAATGGATGTTGTAGTCCCTTCATCAGTACACTCCTCTCAACCATCACGTGCCTCTGCTAAAGAGACACAACAGAttcagacagactgacagataAAGACAGGAAGACAGCGAGACAGATGAATAGATAGAAAGATACCTCTTTTCTCTTGACAatcatctgtttctgcagcacttTCACAGCATAGTATCCTCCATGCTTTCTGTCTTTTGCCAGTAGCACCTGTAACATTTGTGTGAAGGAGCTGAGTCATACACTGTCCCAAATAacacacttacatgcacaagtacaatcatttataataacaaaaacatctacCTTTCCAAAGCTTCCTTTGCCGATAACTTTGAGGTAGTCAAAATCAGATGGTTTCATCCTGTTCAACACATGACATATAAGATAAGATGAacatttatcccacaacgggcaCATTTCCAGAGTTTACAGCTGCAAAgagcaaaatagtaaaaaaaaaaaaaaaagcacacggTGCATAAATAATCAAAGAGTTAGATAGCAGTaacagagctgcagttgttgttacATATGTATTTTGTCTTCTCACGGAAATAAAAAACCTACCATGCACATAGTGATTTGTGTTGTAATGAAAAGTCAGACATGACGCTGCTCAACAGTATTTTACACTCTACAAAACTTATTTGTcagtaattatttatttaattcattgctatttgtttaataaaagctCAAAAAGGCCCACAGCAGATGATCTGGGACCCCCATAGAATAATatataagaagaaaaaacagctgaaCTGCAAAAAATACTATTTTCTTTTGAATAAATTGCTCTAAGGTTTGCGTTTAAGGAAATAGAATTACTTAATTAATATTAATTGTAGTAAAGGCAATTCAAGAAAACAGTAGCATTTGCAGAAGTAGGAAAGAGTTGGTCCTTAATGTGAAGTAACTGCAAAatcgtttgtttttcttctgtcaaGAAATACTTTGTGGTGTTTGAGGAAAACAACTTACTGTGAGGTTTCTGTGTTCACTTGGCgctgaggagagaaaagacacaGAGGCAGCAAGGTCAGGAGGTCATATTTAGTTTCATCTCCTGTCAACACTCAGCAACAGCCTTTTAAAAAACGTCCTCCACTAAATGACTcacctctgtgtctttctcctccctctctctcctccatctcctctgtCTTTGAATGATTTTCTGAGGGTCCAGGCTTAAAACAGGAGGTCAAAAACAGTTTGTCAGTTTTCATCAGATTCAGTCAAATGTAAAACACTGAAATCCTACATTTTTGCTTACTTACTGTTTGCATAGTTGTTGACTGGAAGCAAGTTTGTGTAGGAACTGACTGAAGCCAACTTTCTTCCCCTTGAGCAGAGCTGTAAGACGGTCAGGGGGGTTAACTAGACCCTTACATAAGAGTTCAACAGCTGTATTTAGCATTAGACACCAGATAGGTGAAGTGGTGActtcaacaaaacaaaccaagagTTAAGAATATTTTGTAATATAGTGTTGATGAATGTTTTATCATTCCAAGCTTTGATAAGGTTCTCCAATACACCATCGTCTAATAGTATTgggttcagttttttttctcatagaaACTCAGTTTGTCTCGTTGAAGGATTTTTTTGTAAGCAAGCTTTAAAGGCTACTTTCTACAACGTTGCTATGGTTACTCTGATTCATAAGCATAACACCTAACGTTAAACGtaatagagtaaaaaaaaaaaaaaaaaaaagtaagaaaaccTGCACTTACctgagaaaaaagacagaagccCCCTCATTTTGGCATAGGTCAGCGGCCGATCTTGGGTCACGGTCATCTGGATTAATTTTAAATGACTAACTTTGAAACTCTCTGAAGCCTGTTAAAAGGTGACAGTCTGCATCGCATATCAAAAAGTTTCAGCGCGTTGGAGCCATAAGTTGGAGCCTATGGTTGGTGCTCAGTTCAAGGACCGCTGTAGTTATCATGGGTTAGGCTGCGTTCAAGTGCCCTCGGAGATTTCAAAGATACAATGTGTGCGGAAAACTAAGTGAAGTAAGTTCGTTAACAGAAGTCATTTTTCAACCACAAAATGAAGGTTTTTTATAATGTTATACCTAAAATTGCAGACTTCGTATATACACCATTAATTGTAACAAGTGTTTGAAAGTGAAATGCATTGTTATAGGCCAATAAGTTCCAAGTCTTTTCGACATTTGACAAAAGAGAATCATGAGGTTTCTTGTCACATTTTAGATGTTTATGAGTAATTAGCA is drawn from Labrus bergylta chromosome 8, fLabBer1.1, whole genome shotgun sequence and contains these coding sequences:
- the LOC109990032 gene encoding putative transmembrane protein 244, which codes for MAFKGKAVDSKAVLFNLLLCLLIFYSLFYIIGSVCFGAFRLHHFDGLIPFDFKTEPAESNSKYLVNLLSLELTYFCSGLLFAAVVKRRVWDYALTVTLLHVMITSLVMLEFPMVWQWWLALGSGLFLMICNGQLIAYFTCQSDQSYASFSIY
- the sgk2b gene encoding serine/threonine-protein kinase Sgk2b; amino-acid sequence: MTVTQDRPLTYAKMRGLLSFFSALLKGKKVGFSQFLHKLASSQQLCKHLDPQKIIQRQRRWRREREEKDTERQVNTETSQMKPSDFDYLKVIGKGSFGKVLLAKDRKHGGYYAVKVLQKQMIVKRKEQRHVMVERSVLMKGLQHPFLVGLHFSFQTSNMLYFVLDYVNGGELFYHLQREGSFPEPRAAFYAAEMLMALGYLHSLDIVYRDLKPENILLDSGGHVMLTDFGLCKEGVATGGIMHTFCGTPEYLAPEVLQGQPYSPAVDWWGLGTVLFEMLYGMPPFYSRNTAEMFENILHAPLQLRIGVSDAARSLLEGLLQKDVKNRLGGSDDLLELQDHSFFASINWDDLLAKKIRPPFIPNVTGPCDVSYIDPEFTLLPVPGSVNERCKAGGTSEAFPGFSFMNPVEYVSFEPVS